In Pleurocapsa sp. PCC 7319, the following are encoded in one genomic region:
- a CDS encoding tyrosine-type recombinase/integrase, with product MYLEGKERAKIGKVTVDITADRYRLRFTYPKGKRHQLKIAQVSDEGWAVALKAAQLVNRDIDLGDFDETYARYSPTHAKTLELAQEKKTKTYTLVEVWERYKDLNKDRIAQTTQNHLWKDCDRYLSRTDKRLLELNKAQEFVSYLQSKYAVSTIATLFRSCINPAVNAAVNAGLITVNPYQSINIPKPQKKPIECFEPNEVKAIIAAFYSDEYKHKFSSYEHSFYAQYVEMLALTGARPEEIVALTFDDIKRKGGKTYIKFSKAYSKGILLPHTKTKEIRLFPCNKQLVSVLDSVPRTNKLMFPGVEGGYLNHGNFRKRDWRVVLKGLVEEKRVEKYLKPYALRHSFITRLVRDGVDIKTVATLSGNSVATIIKHYLAAKQDFNLPEL from the coding sequence ATGTACTTAGAAGGTAAAGAAAGAGCCAAAATAGGCAAAGTAACTGTAGACATTACTGCCGATAGATACCGTCTCAGATTCACCTATCCCAAAGGTAAAAGACATCAATTGAAAATAGCCCAAGTCTCAGATGAAGGTTGGGCAGTAGCGTTAAAAGCAGCGCAACTTGTTAACAGAGATATCGACTTGGGAGACTTTGATGAAACTTACGCCAGATATTCTCCTACTCATGCTAAAACGCTAGAACTAGCTCAAGAGAAGAAAACCAAAACTTATACTCTGGTAGAAGTCTGGGAGCGATATAAAGACCTAAACAAAGACAGAATTGCTCAGACCACTCAAAACCATTTATGGAAAGATTGCGACCGTTACTTGTCTCGGACGGACAAACGGCTATTAGAGTTAAACAAAGCTCAGGAATTTGTTTCTTACCTACAGAGTAAATACGCTGTCTCGACCATTGCTACGCTGTTTAGGTCTTGTATTAATCCTGCGGTCAATGCTGCTGTTAATGCGGGACTTATTACGGTTAATCCATATCAGAGTATCAATATTCCTAAGCCACAGAAAAAACCGATAGAATGCTTTGAGCCTAATGAAGTTAAGGCAATCATCGCTGCTTTCTATTCTGATGAATATAAACATAAGTTCTCTAGCTACGAACATTCATTCTATGCTCAGTATGTGGAGATGTTAGCCCTTACTGGAGCAAGACCAGAAGAAATTGTAGCTCTAACCTTTGACGATATTAAGCGTAAGGGTGGAAAGACTTATATCAAGTTCTCCAAAGCTTACAGTAAAGGGATACTACTACCACATACCAAAACAAAAGAGATTAGACTTTTTCCCTGTAACAAACAATTAGTATCAGTACTTGATTCTGTACCTAGAACAAATAAACTAATGTTTCCTGGTGTAGAAGGTGGCTATCTTAATCATGGCAATTTCAGAAAAAGAGATTGGCGTGTTGTTTTGAAAGGTTTAGTCGAGGAGAAGAGGGTAGAGAAGTATCTCAAGCCTTATGCTCTAAGGCATTCTTTTATTACTAGATTGGTGAGGGATGGAGTAGATATCAAAACTGTGGCTACATTATCAGGTAATTCTGTAGCTACTATCATCAAGCATTATTTAGCAGCCAAGCAAGACTTTAATCTACCAGAACTGTAA
- a CDS encoding DUF433 domain-containing protein, with translation MNLDRITFNPEVMGGKPCIRGMRVTVGTIVGLMASGHTPEEILKAYPYLEKDDIYQALAYAAWRTEEIEVPLAMP, from the coding sequence ATGAACTTAGATAGAATTACCTTCAATCCCGAAGTAATGGGTGGTAAGCCTTGTATCAGAGGGATGCGGGTTACTGTAGGAACAATAGTAGGTTTAATGGCTTCAGGTCATACTCCAGAGGAAATCCTCAAAGCCTATCCCTACTTGGAAAAAGATGACATTTATCAGGCTTTAGCGTATGCTGCATGGCGTACAGAAGAAATTGAAGTACCCCTCGCTATGCCGTGA
- a CDS encoding type II toxin-antitoxin system RelE/ParE family toxin → MKSRTTLKFRQVFAKLPKQIQAQARSAYRQFKKNPTHPSLRFKKVHQRLPIYSARISKNYRAVGQLDGDTVIWFWIGSHQDYEKLLSGL, encoded by the coding sequence GTGAAGTCGCGAACAACATTAAAGTTTCGTCAAGTCTTTGCTAAATTACCAAAACAAATTCAAGCACAAGCACGTAGTGCATATCGTCAGTTTAAAAAAAATCCAACTCATCCAAGCTTACGTTTTAAAAAAGTGCATCAAAGACTGCCTATTTATTCCGCCCGAATCAGTAAAAACTATCGAGCAGTTGGTCAATTGGATGGAGATACTGTCATTTGGTTTTGGATCGGTTCTCATCAAGATTATGAAAAATTACTATCTGGTTTGTAG
- a CDS encoding DUF1611 domain-containing protein: protein MLKANNRVVILLEGGITGHHGKTGLAFLRYSNTDIVAVIDRTCAGKSLTKLTGIQKDIPIVVNIQAALAYKPDALLIGIAPSGGQLPPNLHVEITIAIEAGISIVNGLHTLLKPQFPNLQPGQWIWDIRQEPPGLTIGTAQARSLNAQRVLTVGTDMAIGKMSTSLELYNAALRQGIKAQFIGTGQAGIAIAGQGIPLDAVRVDFAAGAVEKTVLDLGRDQDLIFIEGQGSLLHPGSTATLPLIRGSQPTGLILVHRAGAKHLYDLPDILIPPLPEVIKLYETIACAGGIFGNVKVKAIALNTFGMDTTTANQAIKSTSELTGLPCSDVVRFGGEILLPAIKSH, encoded by the coding sequence GTGCTGAAGGCTAATAATCGTGTAGTAATTTTGTTAGAAGGTGGCATTACAGGTCATCATGGCAAAACAGGATTAGCTTTTTTACGCTATAGCAATACAGATATAGTTGCGGTAATTGATCGCACTTGTGCTGGCAAATCTCTAACTAAATTAACCGGTATTCAGAAAGATATTCCTATTGTCGTCAATATTCAAGCCGCCTTGGCATATAAACCAGATGCTCTACTCATAGGGATTGCGCCTTCAGGGGGACAACTACCACCCAATCTTCACGTAGAGATAACGATCGCGATTGAAGCAGGTATTTCTATAGTTAATGGCTTACATACTTTGCTTAAACCTCAGTTTCCTAATCTACAACCCGGACAATGGATTTGGGATATTCGCCAAGAACCTCCTGGGTTGACTATCGGTACTGCTCAAGCGCGATCGCTGAATGCTCAAAGAGTCTTAACGGTAGGCACAGATATGGCAATCGGCAAAATGTCTACCAGCTTAGAACTATATAATGCAGCATTGCGTCAGGGTATCAAAGCTCAATTTATTGGCACAGGACAAGCAGGTATTGCGATCGCAGGACAGGGAATACCTTTAGATGCAGTGCGGGTAGATTTTGCAGCTGGTGCAGTAGAAAAAACTGTTTTGGATTTAGGACGAGATCAAGACTTAATCTTTATTGAAGGGCAAGGTTCGCTCTTACATCCCGGCTCCACTGCTACTTTACCTCTAATTCGAGGTAGCCAACCAACAGGATTAATTTTAGTCCACCGTGCAGGAGCAAAACATTTATATGACTTACCCGATATTTTGATTCCACCATTGCCCGAAGTAATTAAACTCTATGAAACCATAGCCTGCGCAGGAGGTATCTTTGGAAATGTCAAAGTTAAAGCGATCGCTCTTAATACTTTTGGGATGGATACAACCACAGCCAATCAAGCGATCAAGTCTACTTCTGAGTTAACTGGATTACCCTGTAGCGATGTAGTCCGTTTTGGTGGAGAAATTCTATTGCCAGCAATTAAATCCCATTAA
- a CDS encoding type I restriction endonuclease subunit R yields MKKPHPDSEDALELRTIELFKEIGWDKTANCYHEWQDDKSTLGRSSRKEVVLVHQLRKALVRLNPDLSTAAIDLAIEELTKNRSTLSLENANREIYRLLKDGVKVTFQDANDEEAIETVKVIDWNDPSNNDFFLASQFWITGEMYLRRTDLLGFVNGLPLVFIELKRHHRRLKTAYDDNLRDYKQTIPQLFWYNAFIILSNGSKSRIGSLTSSWEHFSEWKKINSEGEKGIISLETVVRGTCNKKLLLDIIENFTFFYTAKGKLVKIVGKNHQYLGVNNAIDAVKQIQDNQGKLGVFWHTQGSGKSYSMVFFAQKIHRKLQGNWTFLVITDRDDLDKQIYQNFAYADAVTEPEKNVRANSAVHLKQLLKEDHRYVFTLIQKFRVDKGETYPKLSDRSNIIVVVDEAHRSQYDTFALNMRNALPNAAFIGFTGTPLMAGEERTREVFGDYVSIYNFRQSVEDKATVPLYYENRIPELQLTNDELNENMQNIIENATLDEDQESLLERQCSREYNLIVNNDRLDKIAADIVTHFLARGFQGKAMVISIDRFTAVKMYDKVQHYWKEHLNELKAQLAQANVSEFELKQLQKKIQYVEDTDMAVIISSSQNEVEDFQNKGLDITPHRHRLVNESPGLDEKFKDTNNPLRIVFVCAMWITGFDAPSCSTVYLDKPMKNHTLMQTIARANRVFKEKVNGLIVDYIGVFRNLQDALAIYGSASGGGVEDGDTPVNPKTVLVQELREAIAEAKDFCKQKGIDLHKLDTTQDAFERAKVWDEAVEAVLVSEQVKKHYFALSANVTRLYKAILPDTTANEFAKTQMLLEKLAIKIRQELPETDISEVMEEVAELLDESIVAGEFIIPDSPKQLIDLSQLDLEQLEDKFKTGYKHTEAEKLKGTVHRKLQQMVEFNKTRLNYFEKYQKMIEEYNSGSRNVDWFFTELLGFAKQLNEEEKRAIAQKLTEEELAIFDLLTKPNINLSKQEEKEVKEIAQELLATLKREKLVIDWRKRQQTRASVEVAIKDVLDRLPQSYSDEMYELKCNEVYQHIYDSYAG; encoded by the coding sequence ATGAAAAAACCTCATCCTGATTCTGAAGATGCCTTAGAACTACGTACAATTGAACTATTCAAAGAAATAGGGTGGGACAAAACAGCTAATTGTTACCACGAATGGCAAGACGATAAAAGTACGTTAGGCAGAAGCAGTAGAAAAGAGGTTGTCTTAGTACACCAGTTAAGGAAAGCGTTAGTTAGATTAAACCCTGACTTATCAACAGCAGCAATTGATTTAGCGATAGAAGAATTAACTAAAAACCGCAGCACCTTAAGTTTAGAAAATGCTAACCGCGAGATATATAGGTTGCTCAAGGATGGGGTTAAAGTTACTTTTCAAGATGCCAACGATGAAGAAGCAATAGAAACAGTTAAAGTAATTGATTGGAATGACCCCAGTAACAATGATTTCTTCCTCGCCTCTCAATTCTGGATTACAGGGGAAATGTATCTCAGGCGTACAGATTTACTAGGTTTTGTTAATGGTTTACCCCTAGTATTTATCGAACTCAAACGCCATCACAGAAGACTCAAAACAGCCTATGATGATAACCTCCGAGACTATAAACAAACTATCCCACAGCTATTCTGGTACAACGCTTTTATTATTCTCTCCAACGGTAGTAAAAGTAGAATTGGTAGCCTAACCTCATCCTGGGAACACTTCAGCGAGTGGAAGAAAATTAACTCTGAAGGCGAGAAGGGGATTATTTCTCTGGAAACTGTAGTTAGAGGAACTTGTAATAAAAAACTGCTACTAGACATCATTGAAAACTTCACCTTCTTCTATACGGCTAAAGGGAAGTTAGTAAAGATAGTCGGCAAGAATCACCAGTACTTAGGGGTAAATAATGCTATTGATGCCGTTAAACAGATACAAGACAACCAAGGTAAGTTAGGGGTCTTCTGGCATACTCAAGGTAGCGGTAAATCCTATAGCATGGTGTTCTTTGCTCAAAAGATACACCGTAAATTACAGGGTAACTGGACGTTTTTAGTTATTACCGATAGAGATGACTTAGACAAACAAATCTATCAAAACTTTGCCTATGCTGATGCTGTTACCGAACCAGAAAAGAACGTCAGGGCTAATAGTGCAGTACACCTCAAGCAACTACTAAAAGAAGACCATCGCTACGTATTCACCCTAATTCAGAAATTTAGAGTAGACAAAGGAGAAACCTATCCTAAACTCTCAGACCGTTCTAACATCATCGTCGTGGTAGATGAAGCACACCGCAGCCAATACGATACTTTTGCCCTCAACATGAGGAATGCTTTACCTAATGCTGCTTTTATCGGCTTTACTGGTACTCCTTTGATGGCTGGTGAAGAAAGAACCAGAGAAGTATTTGGCGATTATGTCAGTATCTATAACTTCCGTCAGTCAGTAGAAGATAAAGCTACCGTACCCCTCTACTATGAAAACCGCATTCCCGAACTACAGCTTACCAACGATGAGCTTAACGAGAATATGCAGAACATCATTGAGAATGCCACTCTTGATGAAGACCAAGAAAGCTTACTAGAACGTCAATGTAGCAGGGAATATAACCTGATAGTAAACAATGACCGTTTAGACAAGATTGCAGCCGATATAGTAACCCATTTCTTAGCTAGAGGATTTCAAGGTAAAGCGATGGTTATTTCTATTGATAGGTTTACCGCAGTCAAAATGTATGACAAAGTACAGCACTACTGGAAGGAACATCTAAACGAACTCAAAGCCCAACTAGCCCAAGCAAACGTTAGTGAGTTTGAACTTAAGCAGCTACAGAAGAAAATCCAGTATGTAGAAGATACAGACATGGCGGTAATTATTTCTTCTTCCCAGAATGAAGTAGAAGACTTCCAGAACAAAGGTTTAGATATTACTCCCCACCGTCATAGATTAGTCAACGAATCACCAGGACTAGATGAAAAGTTCAAAGATACTAATAACCCACTAAGAATAGTATTTGTTTGTGCTATGTGGATAACTGGGTTTGATGCCCCTAGTTGCTCTACAGTGTACCTAGACAAACCGATGAAGAATCATACCCTGATGCAGACTATAGCTAGGGCTAACCGAGTCTTCAAGGAAAAAGTAAACGGGCTAATAGTTGACTATATCGGCGTATTCCGTAACTTACAGGATGCTCTAGCTATTTATGGTTCTGCTTCAGGTGGTGGCGTAGAAGATGGCGACACACCCGTTAATCCTAAAACGGTATTAGTACAGGAACTAAGAGAAGCAATAGCTGAAGCTAAGGACTTCTGTAAGCAAAAAGGAATCGACTTACACAAACTAGATACTACCCAGGATGCTTTTGAACGAGCAAAAGTATGGGATGAAGCAGTAGAAGCTGTATTAGTCAGTGAACAGGTGAAAAAGCATTATTTCGCCCTCTCAGCTAACGTTACCCGACTGTACAAAGCTATCCTCCCAGATACAACTGCTAATGAGTTTGCTAAGACTCAGATGCTACTAGAGAAACTAGCAATAAAGATTCGTCAAGAACTACCAGAGACGGATATCTCAGAAGTCATGGAAGAGGTAGCAGAATTACTAGACGAATCAATAGTAGCAGGTGAGTTTATTATTCCCGATAGTCCCAAACAGCTAATAGATTTAAGCCAACTAGATTTAGAACAGCTAGAAGATAAATTTAAAACTGGCTACAAACATACAGAAGCCGAAAAACTTAAAGGAACAGTCCACCGCAAGCTACAGCAAATGGTTGAGTTTAATAAAACCCGTCTCAACTACTTTGAGAAGTACCAGAAGATGATAGAAGAATATAACTCTGGTTCGCGTAATGTAGATTGGTTCTTTACTGAGTTGCTAGGATTTGCCAAACAGTTAAACGAAGAAGAGAAAAGAGCTATAGCCCAAAAGTTAACTGAAGAAGAGTTAGCTATCTTTGACCTGTTAACTAAACCTAATATCAATTTGAGTAAGCAGGAAGAGAAGGAAGTTAAAGAAATAGCCCAGGAATTATTGGCAACCCTGAAACGAGAGAAGCTAGTTATAGATTGGCGTAAGCGTCAGCAGACTAGAGCCTCTGTAGAAGTGGCAATTAAGGATGTATTGGATAGATTACCCCAGTCTTATTCTGATGAGATGTACGAACTGAAGTGTAATGAAGTATACCAACATATTTATGATTCTTATGCAGGTTAA
- a CDS encoding restriction endonuclease subunit S, translated as MINSVILKSLIDISKDGEWGKGEQFDKSVKMAVIRGTDFEKVRKGEIEDLPIRYIPKRIADRKILKPNDILLETAGGSKNRPTGRSLFINPSIVYKSELPLICASFSRFIRINPKRANSNYLFWQLQYLYHAGYLLQYHTQHTGVARFQYTVFSENEPLYLPPLPIQNKIASILSAYDDLIENNTRRIKILESMAQTIYQEWFVKFRFPGHEQVNMVESELGLIPEGWEVTKVTDAVLVNPKTQVPKQGQKPFVPMGSLSTDSMLINDIESRTSNSGAKFKNHDTLLARITPSLENGKTGYVQFLPSNDSVACGSTEFIVLRSKTLCSEYVYLLARSDDFRENAIKSMTGSSGRQRVQVGCFETFLIAHPDSNTIQKFSEIVSPLFRQIYVLSEKNINLHKTRDLLLPKLISGQIDVENLNIDTGELAA; from the coding sequence ATGATAAACTCAGTAATTCTAAAATCTCTTATTGATATATCTAAAGATGGAGAATGGGGTAAAGGAGAACAGTTTGATAAATCAGTGAAAATGGCTGTCATTAGAGGAACAGATTTTGAAAAAGTCAGAAAAGGAGAAATTGAGGATTTACCCATTCGCTATATTCCAAAGCGTATTGCAGATAGAAAAATTCTCAAACCCAATGATATTTTGTTAGAAACGGCTGGTGGTTCAAAAAATAGACCTACAGGACGTTCCCTATTTATCAATCCTTCAATAGTTTACAAGTCAGAATTACCATTAATTTGTGCTAGTTTTAGTAGATTTATAAGAATCAATCCTAAACGGGCAAACAGCAATTACTTATTTTGGCAACTACAGTATCTTTATCACGCTGGTTATTTGTTGCAATATCATACTCAGCATACTGGAGTAGCGAGATTTCAATATACTGTTTTCTCGGAAAACGAGCCTTTGTATCTACCACCTCTACCCATACAAAACAAAATTGCTTCTATACTTTCAGCCTATGATGACCTCATCGAAAATAATACCAGACGCATCAAAATATTAGAATCAATGGCACAAACTATCTATCAAGAGTGGTTTGTTAAATTCCGTTTCCCTGGTCACGAACAGGTAAATATGGTTGAGTCTGAATTAGGTTTAATTCCTGAAGGTTGGGAAGTCACAAAAGTAACGGACGCAGTTTTAGTTAATCCCAAAACTCAAGTTCCCAAACAAGGACAAAAACCTTTTGTTCCTATGGGGAGTCTATCTACTGATTCAATGCTAATAAATGATATTGAATCTCGTACTAGTAACAGTGGTGCAAAGTTCAAAAATCACGATACTCTTTTAGCAAGAATTACTCCTAGTCTTGAAAATGGCAAAACAGGCTATGTTCAATTTTTACCTTCTAATGATTCTGTAGCTTGTGGTTCGACTGAGTTTATTGTTCTTAGGTCTAAAACTCTTTGTTCTGAATATGTTTATCTTTTGGCACGTTCAGATGACTTTAGAGAAAATGCAATTAAGAGCATGACTGGCTCTAGCGGTAGACAAAGAGTACAAGTAGGTTGCTTTGAAACTTTTTTAATAGCTCATCCTGACAGTAATACTATTCAAAAGTTTTCTGAAATTGTTTCTCCACTATTCAGACAAATATATGTTCTTTCAGAGAAAAACATTAACCTCCATAAAACTCGTGACTTACTATTACCCAAACTCATTTCAGGGCAGATAGATGTAGAAAACCTAAATATAGACACAGGAGAATTAGCAGCATGA
- a CDS encoding DUF262 domain-containing protein, translated as MSIQKYSVNQHPVQTLLSWISSGEIAIPEIQRPFVWNASKVRDLIDSLYQGYPVGYLIAWRNPTVKLKDGTSSSGKRILIDGQQRVTALMAAVLGRYVINKDYRKVRITIAFHPQERKFEVSNTAISKDKSWIVDIAQVFTADFKTIKFVNDYCQKNEDADQDDIFESIDLLKGIANNHIGLIELNSDLDIETITEIFIRINSQGARLSQADFAMSKIAANETYGGNLLRKCIDYFCHLAVAPEFYQQLAEIDLDFSATEYFQKMSWLKSVNDDLYAPSYTDMLRVAFTSEFKRGRLEDLVALLSGRNFETRSYEEQIAESSFKMLEKGIFNFMNETNFKRFMMIVRSSGFINSSMIRSQNAINFSYIVYLVLKEQKIDSNKIESYVRKWFVMSILTGRYSGSPESTFDTDIKRINQFGFPEYLSKIESADLSEAFWNSSLPQQMNTSVASSPYFKVFLASQVKANNKGFLSKDITVNDLLLHRGDIHHIFPKKYLQKHGLTRGRYNQIANYVMMQSEINISIRDNPPSEYFSLLLKQANDGEAKFGGINKIEQMYDNFAMHCLPDAMETKTIDDYDDFLAERRRLMANKIKNYYFEL; from the coding sequence ATGTCCATCCAAAAATATTCAGTTAACCAACATCCCGTTCAAACTTTACTTTCTTGGATTAGTTCAGGTGAAATTGCTATACCTGAAATTCAGCGACCTTTTGTATGGAATGCTAGTAAAGTACGTGACCTAATTGACTCTTTATATCAAGGTTATCCAGTAGGTTATCTGATTGCATGGCGTAACCCTACAGTTAAGTTAAAAGATGGAACTTCATCTAGTGGGAAAAGAATACTTATAGATGGACAACAGCGTGTTACTGCTTTAATGGCTGCCGTTTTAGGAAGATACGTAATCAACAAAGACTATAGAAAAGTACGTATAACAATTGCTTTCCATCCTCAAGAAAGGAAGTTTGAAGTTTCTAATACTGCAATAAGTAAAGATAAATCTTGGATTGTAGATATAGCCCAAGTGTTTACTGCTGACTTCAAAACTATCAAATTTGTCAACGATTATTGTCAAAAGAACGAGGATGCAGACCAAGACGACATTTTTGAAAGCATTGATTTATTAAAAGGGATAGCTAATAATCATATCGGTTTAATCGAACTAAATTCTGATTTAGATATTGAAACCATTACAGAAATTTTCATCCGTATCAACTCACAAGGAGCAAGATTAAGCCAAGCAGATTTTGCTATGTCCAAGATTGCTGCCAATGAAACTTATGGCGGTAATTTGCTGAGAAAATGTATTGATTACTTTTGTCATCTTGCAGTTGCACCAGAGTTTTATCAACAACTAGCAGAGATAGACTTAGACTTTTCGGCTACAGAATACTTTCAGAAAATGTCATGGTTAAAATCCGTGAATGATGATTTGTATGCTCCCTCTTATACTGATATGTTGCGTGTAGCTTTTACTTCAGAGTTCAAGCGAGGAAGGTTAGAAGATTTGGTAGCTTTACTTTCAGGTAGAAATTTTGAAACTAGAAGTTATGAAGAACAAATAGCAGAATCATCTTTCAAGATGCTTGAGAAAGGTATTTTCAATTTCATGAATGAAACCAACTTTAAGCGTTTTATGATGATTGTTCGCTCATCTGGTTTTATAAACTCGTCAATGATTCGCTCTCAAAACGCGATTAATTTTTCTTACATCGTTTATCTAGTCCTTAAAGAACAGAAAATCGATTCAAACAAAATAGAGTCTTATGTCCGCAAATGGTTTGTAATGTCTATACTGACTGGAAGATATTCTGGCTCTCCAGAATCTACATTTGATACAGACATCAAAAGAATTAATCAGTTTGGATTTCCAGAATACTTATCAAAAATAGAATCTGCTGATTTGTCAGAGGCATTTTGGAACTCGTCATTACCACAACAAATGAATACCTCTGTAGCTAGCAGTCCTTATTTTAAAGTGTTCCTTGCATCTCAAGTCAAAGCAAATAATAAAGGATTCTTATCAAAAGATATTACTGTAAATGACCTTCTACTTCACAGAGGAGACATACATCATATCTTCCCTAAAAAGTATCTTCAAAAACACGGCTTAACTCGCGGTAGATATAACCAGATTGCTAATTATGTAATGATGCAGAGTGAAATCAATATCTCCATTAGAGATAATCCTCCATCTGAATATTTTTCACTTCTTCTAAAACAAGCAAATGATGGCGAAGCTAAATTTGGAGGAATAAATAAGATAGAACAAATGTACGATAATTTTGCCATGCACTGTCTTCCTGATGCTATGGAAACTAAAACCATTGATGATTATGATGATTTTCTAGCCGAACGCCGAAGATTGATGGCGAACAAGATTAAAAATTATTACTTCGAGCTATAG
- a CDS encoding AlpA family transcriptional regulator, producing MKATITKKDLLTIKETREALQVSTTTLRGYIKKGLLRKVRDSLEKTKVYYLKSEVDKLLATRFYIEEVNT from the coding sequence ATGAAAGCAACAATTACTAAGAAAGATTTATTAACCATTAAAGAAACAAGAGAAGCCTTGCAAGTTAGCACTACAACCTTGCGAGGATATATTAAAAAAGGTCTACTCCGCAAAGTGCGCGATAGCCTGGAGAAGACCAAAGTGTATTATCTCAAATCTGAAGTTGATAAGCTTCTAGCTACTAGATTTTATATAGAAGAAGTTAATACTTAG
- a CDS encoding alpha/beta fold hydrolase: MTTATDRTQLNSSIGGTKNVYHWNFLDKQYQIVYETIGAGNPVLLLPAFSTVSSRTEMKGIASLLATQYQVTVLDWLGFGESQCPPVDYNPALFQQLLRDFIKSVFNIPIIIIAAGHASGYALKFAQDNPDIISQLILIAPTWQGPLRVMGLPDGVRNGVKNLVRSPIIGQGLYYLNTTPSFLRLMYKRHVYVDETKLTPEFIAQKHQITSKDGARYAPAAFVTGAIDPVTNREEFLQLLESVSIPVSIVLAENAPPKSKTEMEAMAELEEVQTVRLRGTLGIYEESPEAVTKAIQDFL, encoded by the coding sequence ATGACTACAGCAACCGATCGAACTCAACTCAACTCCAGTATTGGCGGGACAAAGAATGTTTATCACTGGAATTTTTTAGACAAACAATATCAAATAGTCTATGAAACCATCGGCGCGGGAAATCCCGTACTGTTACTTCCCGCTTTTAGTACGGTTTCCAGTCGCACGGAGATGAAAGGTATTGCCAGTCTACTAGCTACACAATATCAAGTGACGGTTTTAGATTGGTTGGGATTTGGCGAGTCTCAATGTCCCCCTGTGGATTATAATCCCGCATTATTTCAGCAATTGTTGAGAGATTTTATTAAATCTGTTTTTAATATCCCAATTATCATAATCGCTGCGGGTCATGCTTCGGGATATGCTTTGAAATTTGCTCAGGATAACCCAGATATAATATCTCAACTAATTTTAATTGCTCCTACTTGGCAAGGACCTTTGAGAGTTATGGGTTTACCCGATGGTGTCAGGAATGGGGTGAAAAACTTAGTGCGATCGCCTATTATCGGACAAGGGTTATACTATCTCAACACTACCCCTTCCTTTCTGCGCTTGATGTATAAACGTCATGTATATGTAGATGAAACCAAGCTAACCCCCGAATTCATCGCCCAAAAACACCAAATTACCTCAAAAGATGGCGCGAGATATGCCCCAGCAGCTTTTGTTACTGGCGCGATCGATCCTGTCACTAATAGAGAGGAGTTTTTGCAGCTTCTAGAATCTGTATCGATACCCGTATCAATCGTTCTGGCGGAAAATGCACCCCCGAAATCAAAAACAGAAATGGAGGCGATGGCAGAGTTGGAAGAAGTACAAACAGTCAGACTAAGAGGGACGTTGGGGATTTATGAAGAGTCTCCCGAAGCGGTGACAAAAGCGATTCAGGATTTTCTTTAG
- a CDS encoding DUF5615 family PIN-like protein has protein sequence MKIVIDMNIPPTWVSVFEAAGYEAVHWSSVGDIKAKDSTIMAWAVSNGYTVFTHDLDFGTLLAISEADTPSVIQVRTQDVFPDKLGKIVLAALLQFQSELEAGALVTVNEAQAKARILPIKRNS, from the coding sequence GTGAAAATTGTTATCGACATGAACATACCTCCTACTTGGGTATCTGTATTTGAGGCTGCTGGTTATGAAGCCGTCCACTGGTCTTCTGTAGGTGATATAAAAGCTAAAGACTCAACTATCATGGCTTGGGCTGTGAGTAACGGTTACACGGTGTTTACCCATGATTTAGACTTTGGTACGCTGTTGGCAATCTCGGAAGCTGATACACCAAGCGTAATTCAGGTAAGGACTCAAGATGTTTTCCCCGATAAATTGGGCAAGATAGTATTAGCTGCGCTACTACAGTTTCAGTCTGAACTAGAAGCGGGTGCTTTAGTTACTGTGAATGAAGCTCAAGCCAAAGCCAGGATACTACCTATCAAACGAAATTCTTAA